A region of Arabidopsis thaliana chromosome 5, partial sequence DNA encodes the following proteins:
- the AKRP gene encoding ankyrin repeat protein (ankyrin repeat protein (AKRP); CONTAINS InterPro DOMAIN/s: Ankyrin repeat-containing domain (InterPro:IPR020683), Ankyrin repeat (InterPro:IPR002110); BEST Arabidopsis thaliana protein match is: Ankyrin repeat family protein (TAIR:AT5G40160.1); Has 35333 Blast hits to 34131 proteins in 2444 species: Archae - 798; Bacteria - 22429; Metazoa - 974; Fungi - 991; Plants - 531; Viruses - 0; Other Eukaryotes - 9610 (source: NCBI BLink).) codes for MQSLSTPHTISLLLPRTSPSRLSPSLHSLAFPTRLRSLSYSSQTSILPDAGDDFIVGDCLVYEDGVFEDPYLDKEVTQVAKQERKKNRRGGAKRLDESEIEPENLVPEEWRDIQAEVNLTKKDKRKIAQEMEFGVRVEKKRQGLIPLRKVDLNDFLTYKEAKLAQLRPVILDKPGNFSDDSGASSDGETAVSSPSERVAPKNPRWAVYGKGFDHVAKFFNSDKYDPSDKKSDGPRKLLSKEEKFMLNSRNPDLAVATSKKWLPLHTLAACGEFYLVDSLLKHNLDINATDVGGLTVLHRAIIGKKQAITNYLLRESANPFVLDDEGATLMHYAVQTASAPTIKLLLLYNADINAQDRVG; via the exons ATGCAGTCACTCTCCACCCCACAcaccatctctcttcttctccccaGAACCTCTCCGTCTCGtctttctccctctcttcACTCCCTTGCTTTCCCCACTCGATTACGGTCTCTTTCCTATTCTTCTCAAACGTCGATCCTCCCCGATGCCGGCGATGATTTCATTGTCGGTGACTGTCTCGTCTACGAGGACGGCGTCTTCGAAGACCCTTACCTTGATAAGGAGGTCACTCAGGTTGCGAAGCAGGAGCGCAAGAAGAATCGGCGTGGCGGGGCTAAGAGATTAGATGAATCCGAGATTGAGCCCGAGAACCTCGTGCCAGAGGAATGGAGGGATATTCAGGCGGAGGTGAATCTGACGAAGAAGGACAAGCGCAAAATAGCGCAGGAGATGGAGTTCGGGGTTCgggtggagaagaagaggcaaGGGCTAATTCCGCTGAGGAAAGTTGACTTGAATGACTTTCTCACGTACAAGGAAGCCAAGTTGGCTCAATTGAGGCCTGTCATTCTCGATAAACCGGGAAATTTCTCCGACGACAGTGGAGCGTCAAGCGATGGAGAGACCGCTGTATCATCTCCCAGCGAGCGAGTGGCTCCTAAGAACCCTAGATGGGCAGTTTACGGAAAGGGATTCGACCACGTTGCCAAGTTCTTCAATAGCGACAAGTACGATCCCAGCGACAAGAAATCCGACG GCCCTCGAAAGCTGCtttcaaaagaagagaagtttATGCTCAATAGCCGGAATCCTGACCTAGCCGTTGCCACATCA AAAAAATGGCTTCCTCTTCACACACTGGCAGCATGTGGAGAGTTTTATCTGGTTGATTCCTTGCTAAAGCACAATCTTGATATCAATGCAACCGATGTG GGCGGCTTGACAGTACTTCACCGAGCAATCATTGGTAAGAAGCAGGCTATTACTAACTACCTGCTGAGGGAATCGGCAAATccatttgttcttgatgac GAAGGTGCGACCTTGATGCACTATGCTGTGCAAACAGCATCAGCTCCCACAATAAAACTTCTCCTACTGTATAACGCTGATATAAACGCTCAGGACAGGGTAGGATGA
- a CDS encoding RING/U-box superfamily protein: MDGYYSLSPISVLHRIKDSFHFAVSALLANLFSALFTFFFALVGTLLGALTGALIGQETESGFIRGAAVGAISGAVFSIEVFESSLLLWQSDESGIGCLLYLIDVIASLLSGRLVRERIGPAMLSAVQSQVQLPFLFFDASFIILLNFCINNKQMGAVESQFQDHTDIFDTAISKGLTGDSLNRIPKVRITDTSPEIVSCSVCLQVCLTSPLCF; the protein is encoded by the exons ATGGATGGTTATTATTCTCTGTCTCCCATCTCTGTCCTCCACCGGATTAAAGATTCCTTCCATTTCGCCGTCTCTGCCCTTCTCGCCAACCTCTTCTCCGCtctcttcaccttcttcttcgctttag TGGGGACTTTGCTGGGAGCATTGACAGGGGCTTTGATCGGCCAAGAAACAGAGAGCGGTTTCATCAGAGGAGCCGCCGTTGGTGCTATCTCAGGCGCCGTCTTCTCCATCGAAGTCTTTGAATCTTCCCTCCTCCTTTGGCAATCCGATGAGTCTGGAATTGGATGCCTTCTCTACTTG attgatGTCATTGCTAGCCTTTTGAGCGGGAGGCTTGTTCGTGAGCGTATCGGTCCTGCAATGCTAAGTGCCGTCCAGAGTCAGGTACAACtaccatttcttttctttgatgcATCATTCATTATCCTTCTCAACTTTTGTATTAATAATAAACAGATGGGAGCTGTGGAGTCCCAGTTCCAAGATCATACAGACATCTTTGACACTGCCATTTCAAAGGGTCTCACTGGGGACTCTCTCAACAGGATCCCTAAGGTCCGAATCACAGACACCTCTCCGGAGATTGTCTCTTGCTCTGTCTGCCTTCAGGTTTGTCTCACTTCCCCCCTCTGCTTTTGA
- a CDS encoding 2-oxoglutarate (2OG) and Fe(II)-dependent oxygenase superfamily protein (2-oxoglutarate (2OG) and Fe(II)-dependent oxygenase superfamily protein; FUNCTIONS IN: oxidoreductase activity, acting on paired donors, with incorporation or reduction of molecular oxygen, 2-oxoglutarate as one donor, and incorporation of one atom each of oxygen into both donors, oxidoreductase activity, oxidoreductase activity, acting on paired donors, with incorporation or reduction of molecular oxygen, iron ion binding, L-ascorbic acid binding; INVOLVED IN: oxidation reduction, peptidyl-proline hydroxylation to 4-hydroxy-L-proline; EXPRESSED IN: 22 plant structures; EXPRESSED DURING: 13 growth stages; CONTAINS InterPro DOMAIN/s: Prolyl 4-hydroxylase, alpha subunit (InterPro:IPR006620), Oxoglutarate/iron-dependent oxygenase (InterPro:IPR005123); BEST Arabidopsis thaliana protein match is: 2-oxoglutarate (2OG) and Fe(II)-dependent oxygenase superfamily protein (TAIR:AT1G20270.1).) produces MMARPRNHRPSARKSSHSTLVFAVLIMSTFVILILLAFGILSVPSNNAGSSKANDLTSIVRKTLQRSGEDDSKNERWVEIISWEPRASVYHNFLEECKYLIELAKPHMEKSTVVDEKTGKSTDSRVRTSSGTFLARGRDKTIREIEKRISDFTFIPVEHGEGLQVLHYEIGQKYEPHYDYFMDEYNTRNGGQRIATVLMYLSDVEEGGETVFPAAKGNYSAVPWWNELSECGKGGWVCCYKRE; encoded by the exons ATGATGGCGAGACCGAGGAATCATCGTCCTTCAGCTCGGAAATCCTCGCATTCAACGCTCGTCTTCGCCGTATTGATCATGTCCACTTTCgtgattttgattcttctcgCCTTTGGAATTCTCTCGGTGCCCAGCAACAATGCCGGATCCTCAAAAGCCAATGATCTCACTTCTATTGTCCGAAAAACACTTCAGAG AAGTGGCGAAGATGATTCAAAGAACGAGCGTTGGGTTGAAATAATCTCTTGGGAACCCAGAGCTTCTGTTTACCACAATTTCTTG GAGGAATGCAAGTATCTAATAGAGCTAGCTAAACCGCATATGGAGAAATCAACTGTTGTCGACGAGAAGACTGGAAAGAGCACAGATAGCAG GGTGCGAACGAGTTCAGGGACATTTCTCGCAAGAGGGCGTGACAAAACTATCCGTGAAATTGAGAAAAGGATATCAGATTTTACATTCATACCAGTTG AGCATGGGGAAGGTCTTCAAGTTCTGCACTATGAGATTGGGCAAAAGTATGAGCCTCATTACGACTACTTCATGGATGAGTATAACACTAGGAATGGGGGACAGCGGATAGCCACAGTTCTCATGTACCT ATCAGATGTTGAGGAGGGGGGTGAAACAGTGTTTCCTGCAGCCAAGGGAAACTATAGCGCAGTGCCATGGTGGAATGAGTTGTCAGAGTGTGGGAAAGGAGG GTGGGTGTGCTGTTATAAAAGGGAATAA
- the AKRP gene encoding ankyrin repeat protein (ankyrin repeat protein (AKRP); INVOLVED IN: embryo development ending in seed dormancy; LOCATED IN: chloroplast; EXPRESSED IN: 23 plant structures; EXPRESSED DURING: 14 growth stages; CONTAINS InterPro DOMAIN/s: Ankyrin repeat-containing domain (InterPro:IPR020683), Ankyrin repeat (InterPro:IPR002110); BEST Arabidopsis thaliana protein match is: Ankyrin repeat family protein (TAIR:AT5G40160.1); Has 83523 Blast hits to 28077 proteins in 1268 species: Archae - 145; Bacteria - 7202; Metazoa - 43238; Fungi - 6726; Plants - 3393; Viruses - 1185; Other Eukaryotes - 21634 (source: NCBI BLink).) has translation MQSLSTPHTISLLLPRTSPSRLSPSLHSLAFPTRLRSLSYSSQTSILPDAGDDFIVGDCLVYEDGVFEDPYLDKEVTQVAKQERKKNRRGGAKRLDESEIEPENLVPEEWRDIQAEVNLTKKDKRKIAQEMEFGVRVEKKRQGLIPLRKVDLNDFLTYKEAKLAQLRPVILDKPGNFSDDSGASSDGETAVSSPSERVAPKNPRWAVYGKGFDHVAKFFNSDKYDPSDKKSDGPRKLLSKEEKFMLNSRNPDLAVATSKKWLPLHTLAACGEFYLVDSLLKHNLDINATDVGGLTVLHRAIIGKKQAITNYLLRESANPFVLDDEGATLMHYAVQTASAPTIKLLLLYNADINAQDRDGWTPLHVAVQARRSDIVKLLLIKGADIEVKNKDGLTPLGLCLYLGREIRTYEVMKLLKEFPLSRHKKRLVTTDEDIE, from the exons ATGCAGTCACTCTCCACCCCACAcaccatctctcttcttctccccaGAACCTCTCCGTCTCGtctttctccctctcttcACTCCCTTGCTTTCCCCACTCGATTACGGTCTCTTTCCTATTCTTCTCAAACGTCGATCCTCCCCGATGCCGGCGATGATTTCATTGTCGGTGACTGTCTCGTCTACGAGGACGGCGTCTTCGAAGACCCTTACCTTGATAAGGAGGTCACTCAGGTTGCGAAGCAGGAGCGCAAGAAGAATCGGCGTGGCGGGGCTAAGAGATTAGATGAATCCGAGATTGAGCCCGAGAACCTCGTGCCAGAGGAATGGAGGGATATTCAGGCGGAGGTGAATCTGACGAAGAAGGACAAGCGCAAAATAGCGCAGGAGATGGAGTTCGGGGTTCgggtggagaagaagaggcaaGGGCTAATTCCGCTGAGGAAAGTTGACTTGAATGACTTTCTCACGTACAAGGAAGCCAAGTTGGCTCAATTGAGGCCTGTCATTCTCGATAAACCGGGAAATTTCTCCGACGACAGTGGAGCGTCAAGCGATGGAGAGACCGCTGTATCATCTCCCAGCGAGCGAGTGGCTCCTAAGAACCCTAGATGGGCAGTTTACGGAAAGGGATTCGACCACGTTGCCAAGTTCTTCAATAGCGACAAGTACGATCCCAGCGACAAGAAATCCGACG GCCCTCGAAAGCTGCtttcaaaagaagagaagtttATGCTCAATAGCCGGAATCCTGACCTAGCCGTTGCCACATCA AAAAAATGGCTTCCTCTTCACACACTGGCAGCATGTGGAGAGTTTTATCTGGTTGATTCCTTGCTAAAGCACAATCTTGATATCAATGCAACCGATGTG GGCGGCTTGACAGTACTTCACCGAGCAATCATTGGTAAGAAGCAGGCTATTACTAACTACCTGCTGAGGGAATCGGCAAATccatttgttcttgatgac GAAGGTGCGACCTTGATGCACTATGCTGTGCAAACAGCATCAGCTCCCACAATAAAACTTCTCCTACTGTATAACGCTGATATAAACGCTCAGGACAGG GACGGGTGGACTCCACTGCACGTTGCAGTACAGGCCAGAAGAAGCGACATTGTAAAGCTTCTTTTGATAAAAGGGGCGGACATAGAAGTGAAGAACAAG GATGGGTTAACTCCGCTTGGGCTTTGCCTCTACCTTGGAAGAGAGATAAGGACGTATGAGGTGATGAAGCTGTTGAAAGAGTTTCCACTTAGCAGACACAAGAAGAGATTGGTAACAACAGATGAAGATATTGAATAG
- a CDS encoding RING/U-box superfamily protein, whose amino-acid sequence MDGYYSLSPISVLHRIKDSFHFAVSALLANLFSALFTFFFALVGTLLGALTGALIGQETESGFIRGAAVGAISGAVFSIEVFESSLLLWQSDESGIGCLLYLIDVIASLLSGRLVRERIGPAMLSAVQSQMGAVESQFQDHTDIFDTAISKGLTGDSLNRIPKVRITDTSPEIVSCSVCLQVCLTSPLCF is encoded by the exons ATGGATGGTTATTATTCTCTGTCTCCCATCTCTGTCCTCCACCGGATTAAAGATTCCTTCCATTTCGCCGTCTCTGCCCTTCTCGCCAACCTCTTCTCCGCtctcttcaccttcttcttcgctttag TGGGGACTTTGCTGGGAGCATTGACAGGGGCTTTGATCGGCCAAGAAACAGAGAGCGGTTTCATCAGAGGAGCCGCCGTTGGTGCTATCTCAGGCGCCGTCTTCTCCATCGAAGTCTTTGAATCTTCCCTCCTCCTTTGGCAATCCGATGAGTCTGGAATTGGATGCCTTCTCTACTTG attgatGTCATTGCTAGCCTTTTGAGCGGGAGGCTTGTTCGTGAGCGTATCGGTCCTGCAATGCTAAGTGCCGTCCAGAGTCAG ATGGGAGCTGTGGAGTCCCAGTTCCAAGATCATACAGACATCTTTGACACTGCCATTTCAAAGGGTCTCACTGGGGACTCTCTCAACAGGATCCCTAAGGTCCGAATCACAGACACCTCTCCGGAGATTGTCTCTTGCTCTGTCTGCCTTCAGGTTTGTCTCACTTCCCCCCTCTGCTTTTGA
- a CDS encoding RING/U-box superfamily protein (RING/U-box superfamily protein; FUNCTIONS IN: zinc ion binding; INVOLVED IN: response to chitin; EXPRESSED IN: 23 plant structures; EXPRESSED DURING: 15 growth stages; CONTAINS InterPro DOMAIN/s: Zinc finger, RING-type (InterPro:IPR001841), Zinc finger, C3HC4 RING-type (InterPro:IPR018957); BEST Arabidopsis thaliana protein match is: NEP-interacting protein 2 (TAIR:AT2G17730.1); Has 1807 Blast hits to 1807 proteins in 277 species: Archae - 0; Bacteria - 0; Metazoa - 736; Fungi - 347; Plants - 385; Viruses - 0; Other Eukaryotes - 339 (source: NCBI BLink).), with amino-acid sequence MDGYYSLSPISVLHRIKDSFHFAVSALLANLFSALFTFFFALVGTLLGALTGALIGQETESGFIRGAAVGAISGAVFSIEVFESSLLLWQSDESGIGCLLYLIDVIASLLSGRLVRERIGPAMLSAVQSQMGAVESQFQDHTDIFDTAISKGLTGDSLNRIPKVRITDTSPEIVSCSVCLQDFQVGETVRSLPHCHHMFHLPCIDKWLRRHASCPLCRRHL; translated from the exons ATGGATGGTTATTATTCTCTGTCTCCCATCTCTGTCCTCCACCGGATTAAAGATTCCTTCCATTTCGCCGTCTCTGCCCTTCTCGCCAACCTCTTCTCCGCtctcttcaccttcttcttcgctttag TGGGGACTTTGCTGGGAGCATTGACAGGGGCTTTGATCGGCCAAGAAACAGAGAGCGGTTTCATCAGAGGAGCCGCCGTTGGTGCTATCTCAGGCGCCGTCTTCTCCATCGAAGTCTTTGAATCTTCCCTCCTCCTTTGGCAATCCGATGAGTCTGGAATTGGATGCCTTCTCTACTTG attgatGTCATTGCTAGCCTTTTGAGCGGGAGGCTTGTTCGTGAGCGTATCGGTCCTGCAATGCTAAGTGCCGTCCAGAGTCAG ATGGGAGCTGTGGAGTCCCAGTTCCAAGATCATACAGACATCTTTGACACTGCCATTTCAAAGGGTCTCACTGGGGACTCTCTCAACAGGATCCCTAAGGTCCGAATCACAGACACCTCTCCGGAGATTGTCTCTTGCTCTGTCTGCCTTCAG GACTTTCAGGTGGGAGAGACAGTTAGAAGTTTGCCGCACTGCCATCATATGTTCCACCTACCATGCATCGACAAATGGCTTCGCAGGCATGCTTCTTGTCCCTTGTGCAGAAGACATctttga
- a CDS encoding 2-oxoglutarate (2OG) and Fe(II)-dependent oxygenase superfamily protein (2-oxoglutarate (2OG) and Fe(II)-dependent oxygenase superfamily protein; FUNCTIONS IN: oxidoreductase activity, acting on paired donors, with incorporation or reduction of molecular oxygen, 2-oxoglutarate as one donor, and incorporation of one atom each of oxygen into both donors, oxidoreductase activity, oxidoreductase activity, acting on paired donors, with incorporation or reduction of molecular oxygen, L-ascorbic acid binding, iron ion binding; INVOLVED IN: oxidation reduction, peptidyl-proline hydroxylation to 4-hydroxy-L-proline; EXPRESSED IN: 22 plant structures; EXPRESSED DURING: 13 growth stages; CONTAINS InterPro DOMAIN/s: Prolyl 4-hydroxylase, alpha subunit (InterPro:IPR006620), Oxoglutarate/iron-dependent oxygenase (InterPro:IPR005123); BEST Arabidopsis thaliana protein match is: 2-oxoglutarate (2OG) and Fe(II)-dependent oxygenase superfamily protein (TAIR:AT1G20270.1); Has 2544 Blast hits to 2536 proteins in 339 species: Archae - 0; Bacteria - 388; Metazoa - 1050; Fungi - 75; Plants - 443; Viruses - 21; Other Eukaryotes - 567 (source: NCBI BLink).) encodes MMARPRNHRPSARKSSHSTLVFAVLIMSTFVILILLAFGILSVPSNNAGSSKANDLTSIVRKTLQRSGEDDSKNERWVEIISWEPRASVYHNFLTKEECKYLIELAKPHMEKSTVVDEKTGKSTDSRVRTSSGTFLARGRDKTIREIEKRISDFTFIPVEHGEGLQVLHYEIGQKYEPHYDYFMDEYNTRNGGQRIATVLMYLSDVEEGGETVFPAAKGNYSAVPWWNELSECGKGGLSVKPKMGDALLFWSMTPDATLDPSSLHGGCAVIKGNKWSSTKWLRVHEYKV; translated from the exons ATGATGGCGAGACCGAGGAATCATCGTCCTTCAGCTCGGAAATCCTCGCATTCAACGCTCGTCTTCGCCGTATTGATCATGTCCACTTTCgtgattttgattcttctcgCCTTTGGAATTCTCTCGGTGCCCAGCAACAATGCCGGATCCTCAAAAGCCAATGATCTCACTTCTATTGTCCGAAAAACACTTCAGAG AAGTGGCGAAGATGATTCAAAGAACGAGCGTTGGGTTGAAATAATCTCTTGGGAACCCAGAGCTTCTGTTTACCACAATTTCTTG ACAAAGGAGGAATGCAAGTATCTAATAGAGCTAGCTAAACCGCATATGGAGAAATCAACTGTTGTCGACGAGAAGACTGGAAAGAGCACAGATAGCAG GGTGCGAACGAGTTCAGGGACATTTCTCGCAAGAGGGCGTGACAAAACTATCCGTGAAATTGAGAAAAGGATATCAGATTTTACATTCATACCAGTTG AGCATGGGGAAGGTCTTCAAGTTCTGCACTATGAGATTGGGCAAAAGTATGAGCCTCATTACGACTACTTCATGGATGAGTATAACACTAGGAATGGGGGACAGCGGATAGCCACAGTTCTCATGTACCT ATCAGATGTTGAGGAGGGGGGTGAAACAGTGTTTCCTGCAGCCAAGGGAAACTATAGCGCAGTGCCATGGTGGAATGAGTTGTCAGAGTGTGGGAAAGGAGGGTTGTCTGTGAAACCAAAGATGGGAGATGCATTGCTTTTCTGGAGCATGACGCCTGATGCGACGCTAGACCCATCTAGTCTTCATG GTGGGTGTGCTGTTATAAAAGGGAATAAGTGGTCGTCCACAAAGTGGTTGCGTGTACACGAGTACAAGGTTTGA
- a CDS encoding Protein phosphatase 2C family protein, whose amino-acid sequence MSAGFAAEQDSMSVDVIRKAYEATEEGFLGVVAKQWAVKPHIAAVGSCCLIGVVCDGKLYVANVGDSRAVLGKVIKATGEVNALQLSAEHNVSIESVRQEMHSLHPDDSHIVVLKHNVWRVKGIIQVSRSIGDVYLKKSEFNKEPLYTKYRLREPMKRPILSWEPSITVHDLQPDDQFLIFASDGLWEQLSNQEAVEIVQNHPRNGIARRLVKAALQEAAKKREMRYSDLNKIERGVRRHFHDDITVVVLFLDTNLLSRASSLKTPSVSIRGGGITLPKKL is encoded by the exons ATGTCTGCAGGATTCGCAGCGGAGCAGGATTCCATGTCTGTGGATGTGATAAGAAAGGCCTATGAGGCAACCGAAGAAGGGTTTCTAGGGGTGGTGGCCAAGCAGTGGGCAGTGAAGCCACATATAGCAGCGGTTGGCTCTTGTTGCCTGATCGGTGTGGTCTGCGATGGGAAGCTTTACGTAGCTAACGTTGGGGACTCCCGTGCGGTTTTGGGAAAGGTCATCAAGGCCACAGGTGAGGTTAATGCGCTTCAGCTCTCAGCTGAGCATAACGTGAGCATAGAGTCTGTGAGGCAGGAAATGCACTCCTTACACCCTGATGACTCCCATATTGTCGTCTTAAAACACAATGTCTGGCGTGTTAAGGGCATTATTCAG GTATCACGATCCATAGGAGACGTGTATCTTAAGAAATCGGAGTTCAACAAGGAACCTTTGTACACAAAGTACCGATTGCGGGAGCCAATGAAAAGACCTATCTTGAGTTGGGAACCGTCGATAACCGTGCATGATCTCCAACCAGACGATCAGTTTCTGATATTTGCATCAGACGGACTTTGGGAGCAGCTTAGCAACCAAGAGGCTGTTGAAATCGTTCAGAACCACCCAAGAAAC GGGATAGCGAGGAGACTGGTGAAAGCTGCGCTGCAGGAGGcagcaaagaaaagagagatgagatATTCTGATCTCAACAAGATTGAGAGAGGAGTCAGGAGGCATTTCCATGACGACATCACTGTGGTCGTCCTCTTCCTGGACACCAATCTGCTCAGCAGAGCCTCCTCTCTTAAAACCCCTTCTGTTTCTATCCGTGGTGGTGGTATCACTTTACCtaagaaactttaa
- a CDS encoding RING/U-box superfamily protein (RING/U-box superfamily protein; FUNCTIONS IN: zinc ion binding; INVOLVED IN: response to chitin; EXPRESSED IN: 23 plant structures; EXPRESSED DURING: 15 growth stages; CONTAINS InterPro DOMAIN/s: Zinc finger, RING-type (InterPro:IPR001841), Zinc finger, C3HC4 RING-type (InterPro:IPR018957); BEST Arabidopsis thaliana protein match is: NEP-interacting protein 2 (TAIR:AT2G17730.1); Has 9487 Blast hits to 9461 proteins in 285 species: Archae - 0; Bacteria - 10; Metazoa - 2332; Fungi - 815; Plants - 5049; Viruses - 44; Other Eukaryotes - 1237 (source: NCBI BLink).) has protein sequence MDGYYSLSPISVLHRIKDSFHFAVSALLANLFSALFTFFFALVGTLLGALTGALIGQETESGFIRGAAVGAISGAVFSIEVFESSLLLWQSDESGIGCLLYLIDVIASLLSGRLVRERIGPAMLSAVQSQVQLPFLFFDASFIILLNFCINNKQMGAVESQFQDHTDIFDTAISKGLTGDSLNRIPKVRITDTSPEIVSCSVCLQDFQVGETVRSLPHCHHMFHLPCIDKWLRRHASCPLCRRHL, from the exons ATGGATGGTTATTATTCTCTGTCTCCCATCTCTGTCCTCCACCGGATTAAAGATTCCTTCCATTTCGCCGTCTCTGCCCTTCTCGCCAACCTCTTCTCCGCtctcttcaccttcttcttcgctttag TGGGGACTTTGCTGGGAGCATTGACAGGGGCTTTGATCGGCCAAGAAACAGAGAGCGGTTTCATCAGAGGAGCCGCCGTTGGTGCTATCTCAGGCGCCGTCTTCTCCATCGAAGTCTTTGAATCTTCCCTCCTCCTTTGGCAATCCGATGAGTCTGGAATTGGATGCCTTCTCTACTTG attgatGTCATTGCTAGCCTTTTGAGCGGGAGGCTTGTTCGTGAGCGTATCGGTCCTGCAATGCTAAGTGCCGTCCAGAGTCAGGTACAACtaccatttcttttctttgatgcATCATTCATTATCCTTCTCAACTTTTGTATTAATAATAAACAGATGGGAGCTGTGGAGTCCCAGTTCCAAGATCATACAGACATCTTTGACACTGCCATTTCAAAGGGTCTCACTGGGGACTCTCTCAACAGGATCCCTAAGGTCCGAATCACAGACACCTCTCCGGAGATTGTCTCTTGCTCTGTCTGCCTTCAG GACTTTCAGGTGGGAGAGACAGTTAGAAGTTTGCCGCACTGCCATCATATGTTCCACCTACCATGCATCGACAAATGGCTTCGCAGGCATGCTTCTTGTCCCTTGTGCAGAAGACATctttga